The Malus domestica chromosome 06, GDT2T_hap1 genome has a segment encoding these proteins:
- the LOC103409890 gene encoding sm-like protein LSM8, translated as MSSGPGLESLVDQTISVITNDGRNIVGVLKGFDQSTNIILDESHERVFSTKEGVQQLVLGLYIIRGDNISIVGELDADLDSTVEWSKMRAYPLKPVIH; from the exons ATGTCCAGTGGCCCTGGTCTTGAGTCACTCGTTGATC AAACAATTTCAGTTATCACAAATGATGGACGGAATATTGTG ggAGTCTTGAAAGGCTTTGACCAGTCTACTAATATTATTCTTGATGAATCTCATGAACGTGTTTTTTCTACAAAG GAGGGTGTTCAGCAACTCGTGTTGGGGTTGTACATAATCAGAGGTGACAACAT AAGCATTGTTGGGGAATTAGATGCAGATCTTGATTCTACTGTTGAGTGGTCGAAGATGAGAGCTTATCCCCTCAAGCCTGTCATCCACTGA
- the LOC103450700 gene encoding pectate lyase 1, with protein sequence MASHPGNLNANMRCLFLGLFIVIIVGFAPNPILAKKTKVDGMKLNVIDSCWRWNSNWRSNRQELASCSVGFAGKMSNNAGSDVKYYQVTDPSDNALDPTPGTLRYGVTMIRGKKWITFRRDMRIQLQKPLLISSFTAIDGRGATVHIAGNACLVVFKASDVIIHGLRIHHCRSQPASSVMGPDGKIRQLGQVDGDAIRLVTASKVWIDHNTLYECQDGLLDVTRGSSLITISNNWFRDQDKVMLLGHDDGYVRDRNMRITVLYNHFGPNCNQRMPRIRYGYAHVVNNLYREWSQYAIGGSMNPSVKSEANLFIAPKSLNNKEITWRKDSIGNKNSWIFYSVRDIFENGASFVQSGTGGAKPHYNREQTFRVVDAKSVRSLTRSSGALTCIKSRC encoded by the exons ATGGCTTCTCATCCCGGAAATCTTAATGCCAATATGCGGTGCTTGTTTTTGGGCCTTTTCATCGTCATTATCGTCGGCTTCGCTCCAAACCCTATTTTGGCTAAGAAAACAAAAGTTGATGGAATGAAATTGAACGTGATTGACAGTTGCTGGAGATGGAACTCGAATTGGAGAAGTAACCGGCAGGAACTTGCGTCATGTTCAGTGGGATTTGCTGGGAAAATGAGCAACAACGCAGGAAGTGATGTCAAATACTATCAAGTCACAGACCCTAGTGATAATGCGTTGGACCCCACACCAGGAACTTTGAGATATGGGGTTACCATGATCAGAGGGAAAAAGTGGATCACCTTTCGGAGGGACATGCGGATTCAGCTCCAGAAACCACTTCTCATTAGTAGTTTTACTGCCATTGATGGAAGAGGTGCTACTGTTCACATTGCCGGCAATGCGTGTTTGGTAGTCTTTAAG GCAAGCGATGTAATCATCCATGGACTACGAATCCACCATTGTCGATCCCAACCAGCAAGCTCAGTTATGGGTCCAGATGGAAAGATAAGGCAACTAGGGCAGGTCGACGGAGATGCTATCAGGTTGGTAACTGCATCAAAGGTTTGGATAGACCACAATACACTCTACGAGTGCCAGGATGGCCTTCTCGATGTTACTCGAGGATCTAGCCTTATCACCATCTCCAACAATTGGTTCAGAGACCAGGACAAGGTTATGCTTCTCGGCCACGATGATGGCTACGTTCGGGACAGGAACATGAGGATCACCGTACTCTATAACCATTTTGGACCCAACTGCAACCAAAGAATGCCAAG GATTCGCTATGGATATGCACACGTCGTGAACAATCTCTACAGAGAATGGTCACAGTACGCCATCGGGGGAAGTATGAATCCTAGCGTTAAGAGTGAAGCCAACCTCTTTATTGCACCAAAATCGTTAAACAATAAAGAG ATCACTTGGAGGAAGGACAGCATTGGGAACAAGAACTCATGGATATTTTACTCTGTACGAGATATCTTCGAAAATGGGGCTTCCTTCGTCCAATCAGGTACAGGTGGAGCAAAGCCTCACTATAACAGGGAACAAACTTTCCGAGTTGTTGACGCCAAATCCGTCCGGTCATTGACAAGGTCATCAGGCGCTTTAACGTGCATCAAATCCAGATGCTAA